A window of Bacteroidota bacterium genomic DNA:
TCGGCGTCGCGCCGGAGGCCGGCGAGGACGCCCCGCTTGCCCTTCGCCGTTTTCCAGGTTGGCTCGAAGGTCTCCTCGGTGTCCACGCCGAGGTCGCCGTCCGGCAGGTCCACGATGTGCCCCTCGGTGGCGCGGACGCGGTAGCCGTCCCCGAGGAGGTGCGCGAGCGTCGCGGCTTTCGTGGGCGACTCTACGATCAGAAGCTGCACGTTCAGGCGGGGAAGCGGGGAAGCGGGGAAGCAAGGTAAACCTGCCCGAACCGCTATTCCTCCTCCACTCTTCCCTTCTTCCGCTCTTCCGCTCCCAGATACCGGTCTTCAAGCCTCCGCATCGCCGCTCGCTCGGCGTCCGCCGCATCGTCGTAGCCCATCAGGTGGAGGACGCCGTGGAGTACGTAGCGCTGCGCCTCCTCCTCGGCAGTCACGCCAAACTCCGGCGCGCGCTCGGCCGCCATGTCGAGGTCCACGTAGACCTCCCCGTCGAGGATGCCCTCGGCCGCGGCGTCTTCGTCGAGCGAGAACGAGAGCACGTCGGTCGGGTAGTCGTGGTCCAGGAACTCGCGGTTGAGGCGGTGGACCGTCGCCCGGTCGGCGAGGACGATGCCGAGCGAGCGCACCACGAACCCCTCGGCCTGGGCCGTGCGCCGGACGAGGGCTTCGAGCGCCCCGGCGTCGAGGTGCCGCGACGCGTGGGCTTGCGTGATGTCGACGGAGGTCTCTTCGGGCACGGTCTGCAACGGGATGCGTGCAGCGTGGTTCTATTTCGACGGATCTGCTTGCCCCTCACGCATCACGCGCTCACGCATCACTCACGGCAGGTCTCCGAAGAGGGTCTCGCTCATCGACAGGGCGACGGAGCTCATCATGATCTCCGACGGAAGCTGCGTGAAGTCGGTCTGGAGCAGCCGGTCGTCGACGTTGGCGTAGAGCGAGCACCCCGCGCCGCGCTCCACGACGAGGCCGTTGGTGACGCCGCCCTGGCGGGCGAAGAAGATCGCCTCGCCGAGTTCTTCCGAGGTGAGGTAGCCGGTGCAGCCCTGAAGCTGGAGGAAGGCGTTCATGCCGTAGACCGAGACGAGGCCGGTCGGCGCGTCGTCCTCGGCGAGGCCGTCCGGGAGCCCGACCGCCGGCTGCACCTCCAGCACGAGCCGGCGCCCGCTCTCGGCGTCCTCCATCTCAAACCGGACGAGCGCCCCGTCGCGCACCGCCTCAGTGCCGAGGGACGCCGCGAGGCGCTCGAAGTCAGCGTCGGAAAAAGTGAAAGGCATGGCGAGACGTTCGTTTCTAGTTTCTAGTTTGGCACGCCCGGTCGGCACTTGCTTGAACCAGAAACTACGAACCAGAAACTGGAAACCTTCATCACCCCTGCTCGGCCGGTTGGGACTCGTCCGCCGAAGGCGGCTCCGGCGGGCGGCGGGGGGCCTCGTAGAGCTCCTCAAGCTCCTCGGCCGACTGGCGGAAGGCGTCGTCGCCGAGACGCTCGGCGACGAGTCCACTGAAGGCGGCGGCTTCGCCGAACGCGCCGTTTTCGAGGTAGATCGACTGGACGGTCCGGTAGTACTGCACGGCGATGTTGATGCCCTGCTGCGACGTGGCCGTCTCGAGCTGCTGCAGCGCGACCGGTTCGGCCTCCGTCATCAACTCCACCACCCGGCTGCGGTCGCCGAGCGCGGTGTAGGCTTCGGCGAGGACGTAGAGCGAGACGAAGTCGGCGGGCACGGTCTCGAGCGGCATCTCCGTCTCGATGCGCCCCAGGAGCGCCCGCGCCTCCTCCGTCCGGCCCTGGCGCGCGAGCGCCTCGGCGGCGGGCCCAAAGACCGACGAGCGGTAGTTGTCGGTCATGTTGCGGACGTTCTCGTCGAAGTAGGCGTCGGGGT
This region includes:
- the ybeY gene encoding rRNA maturation RNase YbeY; this translates as MPEETSVDITQAHASRHLDAGALEALVRRTAQAEGFVVRSLGIVLADRATVHRLNREFLDHDYPTDVLSFSLDEDAAAEGILDGEVYVDLDMAAERAPEFGVTAEEEAQRYVLHGVLHLMGYDDAADAERAAMRRLEDRYLGAEERKKGRVEEE